From a single Phragmites australis chromosome 7, lpPhrAust1.1, whole genome shotgun sequence genomic region:
- the LOC133924341 gene encoding LRR receptor kinase SERK2 isoform X2, which translates to MGDALYSLRQSLKDNNNVLQSWDPTLVNPCTWFHVTCNTDNSVIRVDLGNAQLSGALVPQLGQLKNLQYLEIYSNNISGPIPLELGNLTNLVSLDLYLNNFTDAIPDTLGQLLKLRFLRLNNNSLSGQIPKSLTDITTLQVLDLSNNNLSGEVPSTGSFSQFTPISFANNPDLCGPGTTKPCPGAPPFSPPPPYNPPTPTPSQGASSTGAIAGGAAAGAALLFAVPAIGFALWRRRKPEECFFDVPAEEDPEVHLGQLKRFSLKELQVATDSFSNKNVLGRGGFGKVYKGRLTDGSLVAVKRLKEERTPGGELQFQTEVELISMAVHRNLLRLRGFCMTPTERLLVYPYMANGSVASRLRERKPDDPSLEWETRARIALGSARGLSYLHDHCDPKIIHRDVKAANILLDEDFEAVVGDFGLAKLMDYKDTHVTTAVRGTIGHIAPEYLSTGKSSEKTDVFGYGIMLLELITGQRAFDLARLANDDDVMLLDWVKGLLKEKKLEMLVDPDLQGSYMDREVESLIQVALLCTQGSPMDRPKMSEVVRMLEGDGLAERWEEWQKVEVIRQEAELAPRHNEWIVESTYNLRAVELSGPR; encoded by the exons ATGG GTGATGCTCTGTACAGCCTACGCCAAAGTCTGAAAGATAACAACAATGTGCTGCAGAGTTGGGATCCCACCCTGGTTAATCCATGCACATGGTTCCATGTTACTTGTAACACTGATAACAGTGTCATCAGAGT TGATCTTGGAAATGCACAACTATCAGGTGCACTGGTACCACAGCTTGGACAGTTGAAAAATCTGCAATATCT GGAAATTTACAGTAACAACATAAGCGGGCCAATACCGTTGGAGCTGGGGAACTTAACTAACTTGGTCAGTTTGGATCTGTACCTGAACAACTTCACTGACGCTATTCCTGACACCTTGGGGCAACTATTGAAGCTGCGGTTTCT CCGTCTTAATAACAACAGTTTATCAGGTCAAATTCCGAAATCCTTGACTGATATCACAACCCTCCAAGTCCT GGATCTCTCAAATAATAATCTCTCAGGAGAGGTGCCATCAACTGGCTCATTTTCACAGTTCACTCCTATAAG TTTTGCTAACAACCCAGATCTTTGTGGCCCTGGTACTACAAAACCCTGTCCTGGGGCTCCTCCTTTTTCTCCACCCCCTCCATACAATCCCCCAACACCAACTCCATCACAAG GTGCGTCTAGCACTGGAGCAATTGCTGGAGGTGCCGCTGCTGGCGCTGCATTGTTGTTTGCTGTGCCTGCTATTGGATTTGCATTGTGGCGGCGGCGTAAACCTGAAGAATGTTTCTTTGATGTCCCTG CTGAGGAGGATCCAGAAGTTCACCTTGGACAACTTAAGAGGTTTTCACTGAAGGAGCTTCAAGTTGCTACTGATAGTTTTAGCAATAAGAACGTTCTAGGAAGAGGTGGTTTTGGAAAGGTGTACAAAGGGAGACTGACGGATGGTTCATTGGTAGCAGTGAAGAGATTGAAGGAGGAACGCACACCTGGTGGAGAGCTCCAGTTCCAAACAGAAGTCGAACTGATTAGTATGGCTGTACACAGGAATCTGCTTCGACTCCGTGGATTCTGCATGACACCTACAGAACGGTTGCTAGTCTACCCATACATGGCTAATGGGAGTGTTGCATCACGTCTGCGAG AACGCAAGCCAGATGATCCGTCTCTTGAATGGGAAACAAGGGCTAGGATTGCACTCGGATCTGCCAGAGGTCTCTCTTACCTGCATGACCACTGTGATCCCAAGATCATTCATCGCGATGTGAAAGCCGCCAACATCCTTTTGGATGAAGACTTTGAAGCAGTCGTGGGTGACTTTGGCCTCGCCAAACTTATGGATTACAAGGACACCCACGTAACAACGGCTGTTCGTGGGACGATCGGACACATTGCTCCTGAGTACCTATCAACTGGAAAGTCCTCTGAGAAGACCGATGTTTTTGGCTATGGAATCATGCTTCTGGAGCTCATTACTGGACAGAGGGCGTTTGATCTTGCTCGTCTCGCGAATGATGATGACGTCATGTTGCTTGACTGG GTGAAGGGACTACTGAAGGAGAAGAAGCTGGAGATGCTGGTGGACCCGGACCTGCAGGGCAGCTACATGGACCGCGAGGTGGAGTCGCTGATCCAGGTGGCGCTGCTCTGCACGCAGGGCTCACCGATGGACCGGCCCAAGATGTCGGAGGTGGTGAGGATGCTGGAGGGCGACGGCCTGGCCGAGAGGTGGGAAGAGTGGCAGAAGGTGGAGGTGatccggcaggaggccgagctggccccGCGCCACAACGAATGGATCGTCGAATCGACCTACAACCTCAGGGCGGTAGAATTGTCCGGCCCGAGGTAA
- the LOC133924341 gene encoding LRR receptor kinase SERK2 isoform X1: MAASAEVSRRWWWRWAAVLSVVVVAGVSRVVANTEGDALYSLRQSLKDNNNVLQSWDPTLVNPCTWFHVTCNTDNSVIRVDLGNAQLSGALVPQLGQLKNLQYLEIYSNNISGPIPLELGNLTNLVSLDLYLNNFTDAIPDTLGQLLKLRFLRLNNNSLSGQIPKSLTDITTLQVLDLSNNNLSGEVPSTGSFSQFTPISFANNPDLCGPGTTKPCPGAPPFSPPPPYNPPTPTPSQGASSTGAIAGGAAAGAALLFAVPAIGFALWRRRKPEECFFDVPAEEDPEVHLGQLKRFSLKELQVATDSFSNKNVLGRGGFGKVYKGRLTDGSLVAVKRLKEERTPGGELQFQTEVELISMAVHRNLLRLRGFCMTPTERLLVYPYMANGSVASRLRERKPDDPSLEWETRARIALGSARGLSYLHDHCDPKIIHRDVKAANILLDEDFEAVVGDFGLAKLMDYKDTHVTTAVRGTIGHIAPEYLSTGKSSEKTDVFGYGIMLLELITGQRAFDLARLANDDDVMLLDWVKGLLKEKKLEMLVDPDLQGSYMDREVESLIQVALLCTQGSPMDRPKMSEVVRMLEGDGLAERWEEWQKVEVIRQEAELAPRHNEWIVESTYNLRAVELSGPR, from the exons ATGGCGGCGTCGGCGGAGGTGTcgcggaggtggtggtggcggtgggcgGCGGTCCtgtcggtggtggtggtggcgggcgTGAGCCGGGTCGTCGCCAACACGGAGG GTGATGCTCTGTACAGCCTACGCCAAAGTCTGAAAGATAACAACAATGTGCTGCAGAGTTGGGATCCCACCCTGGTTAATCCATGCACATGGTTCCATGTTACTTGTAACACTGATAACAGTGTCATCAGAGT TGATCTTGGAAATGCACAACTATCAGGTGCACTGGTACCACAGCTTGGACAGTTGAAAAATCTGCAATATCT GGAAATTTACAGTAACAACATAAGCGGGCCAATACCGTTGGAGCTGGGGAACTTAACTAACTTGGTCAGTTTGGATCTGTACCTGAACAACTTCACTGACGCTATTCCTGACACCTTGGGGCAACTATTGAAGCTGCGGTTTCT CCGTCTTAATAACAACAGTTTATCAGGTCAAATTCCGAAATCCTTGACTGATATCACAACCCTCCAAGTCCT GGATCTCTCAAATAATAATCTCTCAGGAGAGGTGCCATCAACTGGCTCATTTTCACAGTTCACTCCTATAAG TTTTGCTAACAACCCAGATCTTTGTGGCCCTGGTACTACAAAACCCTGTCCTGGGGCTCCTCCTTTTTCTCCACCCCCTCCATACAATCCCCCAACACCAACTCCATCACAAG GTGCGTCTAGCACTGGAGCAATTGCTGGAGGTGCCGCTGCTGGCGCTGCATTGTTGTTTGCTGTGCCTGCTATTGGATTTGCATTGTGGCGGCGGCGTAAACCTGAAGAATGTTTCTTTGATGTCCCTG CTGAGGAGGATCCAGAAGTTCACCTTGGACAACTTAAGAGGTTTTCACTGAAGGAGCTTCAAGTTGCTACTGATAGTTTTAGCAATAAGAACGTTCTAGGAAGAGGTGGTTTTGGAAAGGTGTACAAAGGGAGACTGACGGATGGTTCATTGGTAGCAGTGAAGAGATTGAAGGAGGAACGCACACCTGGTGGAGAGCTCCAGTTCCAAACAGAAGTCGAACTGATTAGTATGGCTGTACACAGGAATCTGCTTCGACTCCGTGGATTCTGCATGACACCTACAGAACGGTTGCTAGTCTACCCATACATGGCTAATGGGAGTGTTGCATCACGTCTGCGAG AACGCAAGCCAGATGATCCGTCTCTTGAATGGGAAACAAGGGCTAGGATTGCACTCGGATCTGCCAGAGGTCTCTCTTACCTGCATGACCACTGTGATCCCAAGATCATTCATCGCGATGTGAAAGCCGCCAACATCCTTTTGGATGAAGACTTTGAAGCAGTCGTGGGTGACTTTGGCCTCGCCAAACTTATGGATTACAAGGACACCCACGTAACAACGGCTGTTCGTGGGACGATCGGACACATTGCTCCTGAGTACCTATCAACTGGAAAGTCCTCTGAGAAGACCGATGTTTTTGGCTATGGAATCATGCTTCTGGAGCTCATTACTGGACAGAGGGCGTTTGATCTTGCTCGTCTCGCGAATGATGATGACGTCATGTTGCTTGACTGG GTGAAGGGACTACTGAAGGAGAAGAAGCTGGAGATGCTGGTGGACCCGGACCTGCAGGGCAGCTACATGGACCGCGAGGTGGAGTCGCTGATCCAGGTGGCGCTGCTCTGCACGCAGGGCTCACCGATGGACCGGCCCAAGATGTCGGAGGTGGTGAGGATGCTGGAGGGCGACGGCCTGGCCGAGAGGTGGGAAGAGTGGCAGAAGGTGGAGGTGatccggcaggaggccgagctggccccGCGCCACAACGAATGGATCGTCGAATCGACCTACAACCTCAGGGCGGTAGAATTGTCCGGCCCGAGGTAA